The Tautonia plasticadhaerens nucleotide sequence CAGTCGAGCTGGGAGGCGGCCTCGGCGTGGGAGCGGCCTTCGAGGTCGCAGAGGAGGATGACGAGGCGGTAGTTGCGCGGGAGGCGGTCGATCGCGGCGTGGATGGCGAGGCGGTCGGGGTGGGGACGGCGGTCGGGGGCGGGGGCCGTGTCGAGGGATTCGGTGGCGAGGCGTTCGACATGCCGGCGTCGGGAGGCGGACTTGCCGAGCCGGGTGCAGACGCGTCGGGCGGTGCGGTGCAGCCAGGGGCCGAGGTGTTCGGGGTTGCGGATCGTCGAGGCGCGTCGGGCGAGGACGAGGAAGGTGGCCTGGAAGGCGTCCTCGGCGTCGTTCGGGTCGGCGAGGAGGGATCGGCAGGTGCGGAGGACCATCGGGCCGTGCCGGGAGACGAGGGCCTCGAAGGCGAGGTCGTCCCGGGATTCGAGGAAGCGGCCGAGGAGCTGGGCCTCGGAGAGCCCGTTGACGGTGCCACGCCGGAAGAGCAGGTCGAGCTGCCGGGCGGGTCCCGAGGCGGGGGCGTCGGCGGGCATGGGGGCGATCCTCCGGCGTGGGGATGGCGTCGGGCGTCGGTCAGTCAGTCGGTCGGTCGGTTGTTCGGTCGGTCCATCCATCCGTCCGGAGGAGAGAGCCGGGGAGGACGCCGATCGGTTACGCCATTCTGGGGGGGAGGCGGAGGGCCTGGCGAGGGTCGGATTGCCGGGGGGGACGGCGCGGGGTATCGTGAGGCGCCCGATCCGGGCGAGATCGGGCGCGGTCCCGACGGATCGGAAGGGAGCGAGGCGCCCCATGCGACTCTGCCGATTTTCGCTCGACGACGACGTGCCACTGACCGGCTTCTACCGGGACGATCGCGTGGTGCCGATCGACCAGGCGATCGAGGCCTTCACCGAGGCGATGCAGCTGGAGCTGCTGATCCTCGACACCGACGACCCGCTCGGCCTGCTGCCGCCGAACGGGGCGTCGCACCACGCCGCCTGGGAGCTGGCCCGCTGGGTGGACGGGCTGGGGGGCGAGGCGCTGGACGAGCTGGCCATCCCGGTCGAGGACGTGCTGCTGCTGCCGCCGATCGAGCGGCCGGGCAAGATCCTGATGCTCGCGCGGAACTACCCCGAGCACAGCGTCGAGGTGGGGGACATCGCGGCCGAACGCGCCGAGACGTTCCCGTACGTCTTCATGAAGCCGATCACCACCATGGTCGGCGCCCGGGACGAGGTGGTCATCCCCGGGATCTCCCCCGACGGGATCGACTGGGAGGTGGAGCTGGGGGTGGTGATCGGCGCGGCCTGCAAGGGCGTTTCGGAGGAGGACGCCCTGAAGTACGTGGCCGGCTACACGGTCATCAACGACGTGAGCGACCGGGGCTTCCGGCCCAACCCCTCCCGCAAGAAGCGGGAGCGGGACGCCTTCTTCGACTGGCTGCACGGCAAGTGGCACGACACCTTCTGCCCGATCGGCCCCTGCATCCGGTCGAGCGACTCGCTGCCGAACCCGCAGGCCCTGCGATTACGGCTGTCGGTCGACGACGAGCCGATGCAGGACGGGAGCACGTCGCAGATGATCTTCCCCGTGGCGGCGATCGTCAGCTTCGTCAGCTCGATCGTCACCCTGGAGCCGGGGGACGTCATCGGCACCGGCACCCCCGGCGGCACCGGCAAGGGCCGGGGCCGGTTCCTGAAGCCGGGCGAGGTGATGACGGCGGAGATCGACGGGATCGGCCGGCTGGTCAACCCGGTGGTGGCGGAGCAGGAGTGAGCCGATCCGCCGGGCGGGCCAGGCTGGGCAGGCTATGATTCGGGGGGTAGAGTCCCGTCGAATGAGGAGGTAATCCGATGGCCATCGCTCCCTCCGTCTCGAATGAACCCGACGCGGAAGAACTCCTTCGCTCCGTCGAAGAAGGTCGCTTCGAACTGGTCGACGGCGAGTTGAAGGAGAAGACCCCGATGGGGGCGGAAGCGAACCTGCTGGCGCTCGACCTGCTCTTCCGCCTGACCGATCATGCCCGTCGTGATCGTCTCGGCCTGGTCCTCGGGATCGAGACGGGCTTCCAGATCTTCCCGCACGAGCCGAGGCGTGTCCGGTACCCCGATGGGGCCTTCGTCCGGGCGGAGAAGCTGGCCGGTCAGAGACCGCCCAGGGGCCTCGTAAAGGTCGCCCCCGAGCTGGTCATCGAGGTGGTGTCGCCGAACGACCTGGCCGAGGAGGTCAACGCCAGGCTCTCGGACTACCTGCGGGCGGGCGTGCCGCTGCTCTGGCTCCTCTACCCGCTCACCCGACAGGCGCAGGTCTTCCGGGCGGATGGGACGGCCAACTGGATTGGGCCGGACGGAGTCCTCGACGGTGAGGATGTCCTGCCGGGCTTCTCCTGTTCGCTCCGCGAGCTGTTCTCGGTCATCGACCCCGAGCCGACCGCCTGACGACCCCGCTTCAGCTCCCCGCCGGATCGTAGAGCAGGGGGAAGAACGGCCCGTCCATCGGCCGGCCCTTGGGGATGGGGGGGACGCCCTCGAGGAGGGTGGCGTCGGAGTCGGAGCGGACGCCGTCTCGGAAGGCGTTGATGACGGTGGCGCGCCGGGGGCGGTCGGTCCGGTTGGCGAACGAGCCGTGGACCATCAAGGGGTGGTGGAAGGTGGCCTCCCCGGCCTTCAGCTCGACGGCGACGGGTTCCTGGAACATGGCCCACTGCTCGTCGTCGAGCGCCTCCCGGATCCCGTCCATGTCGCCGGCAAGCTCGGTGATCGGGAGCAGGGGCCAGCGGTGGCTGCCGGGGACGTAGTGGACGCAGCCGTTGTCGATCGTGCTGTCGTCCAGGCCGATCCAGCAGGTCAGGTGTGCCATGGGGACGGTGCGGGTCCAGTAGGAGTAGTCCTGGTGCCAGGCCACCACGCCGCCGTGCTTCGCGGGCTTGCAGAAGAGCTGGTCGTGCCAGAACCGGACGGCACCGCCGAGCAGCTGCGAGGCGGGGACGGCGAAGGCCGGGTTCCAGAGGATGTCGTGGAAGCCGGGCTTGATCCGCCAGGCCCCCAGGGCGTGGAAGAGGACCCGGTCGGGGTCGGCCGACTCGTTGGAGTGGTATTCGTACCAGAGTTCCCGGCCGGGGTGGTCGGGGTCGAACCACTCGGCCAGCTCGGCGCGGAGGGCCTCGACCTGGTCATCGTCGAGGATCCGGACGCCGGGGAGGTAGCCGTTCTCCTCGAAGAACCGGACCTGGTCGTCGGAGAGGCGGAAGCGGTCGGGGTCCTCGGCCAGGTTCCTCGAGAACAGCGAACCGACGGGCCGGGAGGCCCGGGAGAGGTCGGTGACGGTGGCCATGGTCGGGCTCGGCGTTCGCGTTCGGGTTCGTTCCGGGTCGATCCCGCCATTGGAGCACGGCCGAGCGGGGCCGTTCAAGGGGGGGGCGGGGCGGTGGAGGTCGGTTGCATCGCCCGGCGGCCCGGGCCAGAATCAGCCCCGGGGCGCCGCCGGCGAGACCCTCGCGTCGAGGGGCGTCGCGGTCTCGACGCCCGGATCGGATGGGGCTGCGATGAACCTGCTGGGAATCCTGATCGGCTCGATCGCCGCGACGGCCCCCCAGGCCGACGGGCCCGCCCCGGGGAGGCCCCGGCTGGTCGTGCTGACGGACATCGGCGGCGACCCGGACGACATGCAGTCGATGCGTCGGCTGATGCTCTATGCCAACGAGTTCGAGGTCGTCGGGCTGGTCGCCTCGGCGAGCGGGACCCCCGGGGAGGTGGGCCGGGCGGTCACCCGGCCGGACCTGATCCGCGAGATCATCGACGATTACGAGCAGGTCGTGGCCAACCTCCGGCTCCATGCCGACGGCTACCCCGACCCCGACGCCCTCCGCGCCGTCGTCCGCGGCGGGGATCCGGAGCGGGGCGTGTCGAACGTCGGCGAGGGGCGGTCGACCGGGGGCTCCGAGCTGATCGCCGGGGCCGTCGAGGCCTCGGGGCGTCCGCTGCACGTCGCCATCTGGGGAGGGGCGCACGACCTGGCCCAGGCGCTGCATGACCTCCGGTCCCGCCACCCCGCCGATCGGCTGGAGGAGTTGCTCGGCCGAGTGCGCGTCTATGCGATTGCCGACCAGGACAAGTGGGATTCCCGGGTGCAGGGGACCGGCGAGTGGATCCGGGAGAACTTCCCCGGGCTCCGGTACGTCGAGAGCGGCCCGCCCGGGTCGGACCGCTTCTCGGCCGCCTTCCGGGGCATGTACCAGAACGACTCGAAGGGCCGGGACGGGCCGACCCTGCCGCTGGTGACCGACGAGGTGGCGAGGCTCGGCCAGGCCGACTGGGTCGGGCGGAACGTCCGGGACGGTCACGGGCCGATCGGGGCGGACTACCCGATCGTCGGCCAGAATCCGGGCACCGAGCGGAACACCCGGGGGCTGAAGGAGGGGGACACGCCCTCCTGGTTCTTCGTGCTCTCCAACGGCCTGGGAGACCCTGCCGAGCCGACCTTCGGCGGCTGGGGGGGCCGGTTCCGGCACGACGAGGGGGGCCACTTCGTCGACGCCGAGGACGAGCACCCGAACGGCGAGGGCGACGCCGGGCTCCGGCGGAAGTGGACCGTCGCCCGGTGGCGACGGGCCTATCAGCACGACTTCGCCGCGAGGCTGGACTGGTGCGTCTCGACCCGCGACCGGGCCAATCACGCCCCGGTCGCGGCGGTCGACGGCGAGGACGGGCGAGGGTTCGTGGTCCGGGAGGCGTCCCCCGGTTCGACGGTCAGCCTCGACGCGAGCGGCTCGACCGACCCGGACGGGGACCCGATCACCTACCGATGGTGGATCTACCGGGAGCCGTCGGATCCGGATTCGGAGGCGATGATCTCGGGGGAGGACGGGCCGAGGGCCCTCGTCTCGATCCCGGAGGGGGCGACCGGGGGGACGGTCCACGTGATCCTGGAGGTCGAGGACGGCGGCGAGCCGAGCCTGGTCGGCTACCGCCGCGTGCTCGTCCGCGTCGGGCCGGGCCGCTGACCATCAAGGGACCCGAGAAGGGATGGCCGATCGACTCATGAACGAGTACGCAGCACCCCTCGATCAGCTCCTCCGCCTGGGCGAGGTCGACTTCGGCGCCCCCTGGCGGGACTACCGCTCGCTCGGGGTCGGCCCCGAGCACCTGCCGGACCTGATCCGGATGGCGACCGACGCCGAGCTCGTCGCGATGGCCGACGAGGAGGACGCCGACGAGGCGACGGCCTGGGCCCCGGAGCACGCCCTGCGGGCGATCGGCCAGCTCGGGGCCGTCGAGGCGACCGGGCCGGTGCTCGACGGCCTGGACCGGCTCAGGGACATCCACGACGCCTGGGTCGAGGACCTCGGGGACGTCCTGGCCGCGCTCGGGCCGGGCGTCCTGCCCGTCTGCGAGGCCTACCTGAAGGACGACTCCCGGGAGGAGATGTGCCGCTACGTCGTCGCCGAGGCGTTCCGGAAGATCGCCGGCGCGCACCCGGGGGAGCGGGGCCGATGCATCGAGATCCTGAGCGGCCAGCTCGACCGGCACGACCCCTCGGTCCGGACGCTCAACGGGTTCCTCGTCGGCACCCTGCTCGACCTGGAAGCCGTCGAGGCCGCGCCCTCGATCGAGGCGGCGTTCGCCGCGAACTGCGTCGACGAGACGATCGCCGGCGACTGGCCGAACGTCCGCTACGACCTGGGCCTGGGGCCGATCCCCGAGCCCCGGAGGGTCGTCGAGCGTCGGATCGCCGAGCGGGAACACGGGCATCTGCCCGGTCACGGCCGACCCGACCTGAGGAATCTCAAGAAGCGGCAGAAGCAGGCCCGCAAGTCCCAGCGGAAGCGGAAGTGATGCCGAGGAGGGGCGGACGGACCCCGTCCCTCGCCGATCGAGTTCCCCGAGCCGGCCGAGCTGTCCATGCCTCCGATCACCTCCCCGAGAGTGGCCCTCCTGCTCGACGCCTCGCTGGGCGTCCCGCCCGGGGAGGTCGCCGGCCGGGTCGTCGAGGACGGACTACCCGGAGACCGGCCGCCGAACATCGGCTGAATCTGGGCCGACAACCTGGCCTACCGGGATCTCGGCTGCTTCGGCAGCCCCTCGAACCGGACCCCGGCGATCGACGGCCTGGCGAGGGACGGGGTCCGGCTGACGCAGTACTGCGTGGCCCACGTGGACTGCTCGCCGTCGAGGGCCGGGCTCCTGACCGGGAGGCAGCCGTGGCGGAGCGGCATCGTCGACGTGCTCCGGTCGGACTCGCCGATCGGCCTCCCGGGAGAGGAGATCACGATGGCCGAGGCGCTCCGGGGCCTCGGCTACGCGACCATGGCCATCGGCAAGTGGCACCTGGGCGACCGGCCCGAGTCCCTGCCGACGAACCACGGCTTCGACGGCAACCTCGGCCTGCCCTACTCGATGGACATGGCGCCGACGATCCTGATCCGGGACGAGGAGATCGTCGAGGAACTGCCCGGTGATGCGGTGGCCGACCTCACCGGTCGCTACACCGACGAGGCGACCCGGTTCCTGGAGGAGGACCGCGAGGGCCCGTTCTTCCTCTACCTCTCCCACACCCTGCCGCATCCTCCCCTGAACATCCCCGGCCGGTTCCGGGGGGACGGGAGGCCGGCCTACAACGACGCGATCGAGTACCTCGACGCCGAGAACGGGAGGCTGCTGGGGGCGATCGACCGCCTCGGCCTGGCCGACTCCACGCTGATCGTCTTCACCTCCGACAACGGCCCGATGGCCGCCGAGGGGGACGCCGGGCCCCTCCGGGGCCGCATCCGGGACTCGTACGAGGGGGGCCTCCGCGTCCCGTTCGTGGCGAGGTTCCCCGGCCGGATCCCTCCCGGCCGGGTGGTGGACGAGCCGGTCGTCGCCTTCGACCTGTTCCCGACGCTCGTCACCCTGGCCGGCGGGACCCCGCCCGACGACCGTGAGCTGGACGGGCAGGACGTCTGGTCGCTGCTCGACGGATCGGGGACGGTGGATCGGACGAGCCCGTTCGTCTGGGCCTACGACGACGAGGTGACGGCCGTCCGGTCGGGCCGCTGGAAGCTGCTCCTGGGCAATCAGGACGTCCGGTTCCCCTCGGCGATGCGGTTCGACGTCGAGGCCGACCCGGGAGAGGCGAACGACCTGGCGGCGGATCACCCGGACGTCGTCGCCGGGCTCCGGGGGTTCGCCGAGGAGTACGAGCGGCAACTGCCGGTCGTCTGGACCCTGCGCTAAAACGCCCGGGATCCGGCCAAGGCGGGCGGGGGAGTGCGGAAGGAGTGATCCGGGGGCCGGCCAGCCGGGGACCGGCTCAGCCGACGAGCCAGCGGCCGTCTTCCATCACGAGGGAGCCGTCGGCGGTGATCCGGCCGCCCCGGCGGAGGTCGAGGATGAGATCCCAGTGGAGGGCGGAGGTGTTCACGCCGCCGGTCTCGGGGTAGCTCTGGCCGAGGGCGAGGTGGACGGTGCCGCCGATCTTCTCGTCGAAGAGGATGCTGCCGGTGAAGCGGTCGATGCCGGGGTTCAGGCCCAGGCCGATCTCGCCGAGGAGGCGGGCGCCGTCATCGAGGTCGAGCATCGAGTGCAGGTAGGCCTCCTCGGAGTCGGCGGAGGCCCGGACGACCCGGCCGCCCTCGAATTCGAGGGCGATGCCGGAGACCTCCCGGCCCCCCCGGCAGACGGGGAAGCTGCACCGCAGGCGGCCCCGGGCGGAGTCCTCGACGGGGCCGGTGAAGATCTCCCCGGAGGGCATGTTGCGGCGGCCGTCGGAGTTGATCCAGGTCCTCCCGGCGACCGAGAGGCGGAGGTCGGTTTCCGGCCCTTCGATGTGGAGATCCGAGACGCCCGACATGAACTCGACGAGCCCGGCCTGGCTACGGCCGAGGTCGACCCAGGCGGCGACCGGATCGTCCCGGTCGAGGAACAGGGCCCGGCCGACGAACGCCTCGTACTCGGCCAGGCTCATCCCGGCGTCTTCGGCATAGGCCGGGGTCGGGAACTGGGTGAGCACCCAGCGCCGTTTCATCGCCTCGCGTCGGAGCGGGGCCCGGGTGCGGTCGACGGCGGCCTGACGCCTCGGGTCGACCCGGCTCATCGCCTTCGTGTCGTGCTCGGCGGCGATCCGGATCCGGGCGTCGACCGCCTGGGCCTCGTAGAGCGAGAGCGGGGGGAGGTAGGAGAGCATCGCCTCGGGGGCGTGCTCGACGAAGTATTCGGCGAGGCCCGGCAGGTCGAGCCGGACGACCGGGTAGGCCCCCCGCCGGACGATCGCCCGGTAGCAGGCCTCGACCAGGGGGCGGCCCTCCAGCTCCGAACCCAGGGCGATCACCTCGCCGGGCTTCACCCCGAGGCAGTAATCGCAGAGCAGGTCGGCCCATCGGCGGAGCTGGTCGTCGGTCATGGCGGGGGACTCGGGTCGGTTACGGGGGGGGCGAAATGCCTCGTGCGGGGGACGCCGGGGGGAGGGGGCCGGCACCCCGGCCGAAGGCCGCCTTGGGAGAGGCAACCCCGACGCCCTGCTCGGCCAGGTGCAGGCGGAGGATGCGGGCGACCTCGGCGGCGACCTCGGGCCTCCGGAGCGAGACGTGACCGCCGGGGACGATCACCTCGGAGTCGACCTCGTCGAGGTGGGAACTCTCGTACCGCACGATGCCGTCGGTGTCGAGGTGGTGGTGCGGGGTGCCGAGCTGGGGGATGATCGAGTGGCGGCGGACGTCCGGGGCGATCGGGATCCGGTTCAGGGCGTCGAGGATCGGGCTGTCCCAGGCCAGGCCCCCCACCGCGCCGACCGGCACCCGACGCAGGTCGGGGACGAGCACCTCCTTCCCGTTGAGCCGGACCACCTCGCCGATCGGCCCGGCCAGCTCGCCTTGCCGACGGTCGGTGAGCAGGTACTCCTTGAGCCGGGCCGTCGCCGCCGCCGGCCCCTTCGAGCCGTGATGCGGCGTGGCGATGAAGACCAGGCGCCCGACCGACGGGACCCGTCGGGTGAGGAAGGCGTCGACCAGCTCGGCCCGGGTCTCGGGGGGGCAGCGGATCGCCTCGGGCCTCCGGCTGAAGGTCGAGTCCCACAGGGTCCAGCCGCCGTCCTGGGCGGCGGCCTTGGCGATGAGGCCCCCCTGGCTCTGGCCGACTAGGACCATGCGGTCCAGCGCCGGGTCGAGGCCCGAGGGGTCGAGCGCCCATCGCGTCCGGGTCAGGCATGACCGGAACCGCGCCGCCGAGAGCGGCAGGGCGACGCAGGAATCATAGGAGAAGGTCCAGAACTGATAGCGGGTCGCCAGGACCGGGTCGTCCTTGATCCGGTCGATCATCGGCCCCCAGGTCCGGGCGGTCGAGCCCATCCCGTGGATCAGGACCACCGGGATCGCCCCGGGCCGGTAGGGGTCCCTCAGGGTGAGCGTCGGCTCGGCCCCCCGGCTCTGGGGATGCCAGCCGGCCCCGACACGGTCGCCCGAGAGGGACAGGGCGGCGATCGTCGCCAGCACGAAGGGCACGCTCGGGGCCCTCGGTGCCCGCCCCCGGGATACCGGGACTCGGGGCGGGCGACTGTGGGGGCGAGGGCCGGGGTTCGCACCCGGGCTGCGGGTCGTGCCGATCGCTCGGGTCCTCATGAGTCACGACGCCGACCGAGGTCGGCCGCACCGGCGCCCGGAGGCCGGGGAGGGGCGGCGGGGCGCCTGGCGGTGCGACCGACCGGGGAGGAGTCCATCGCGGGAGGAGTCTCGGTTGCGTGCCTGGGTGGGTGGGTTTCGGGCCGCCGACGCGGGAGAGGTCGGGCCGATCGCGGTCATCGGGCCGCGATCGCGGTGGCCGGCCGGGTCTCGTCCTCGGTCCCCCGCTCGCCGGCCCGGGTCGGGGCCTCGCGGACGAGGCCCAGGCCGCCCGACGCCCCGGACGGGCGGGATCCGCCCGGTCTCGGTCGGTGAGGGGGAGTCGGGGTGGATGCGCGTCGTCGATGCTTGATCGTGCCCCACGATCGGGGCCGGTCAAGCGATCGAGGGGTCCGAGGCAGGGGGTCCCCGCCGCGGATGCGC carries:
- a CDS encoding fumarylacetoacetate hydrolase family protein, yielding MRLCRFSLDDDVPLTGFYRDDRVVPIDQAIEAFTEAMQLELLILDTDDPLGLLPPNGASHHAAWELARWVDGLGGEALDELAIPVEDVLLLPPIERPGKILMLARNYPEHSVEVGDIAAERAETFPYVFMKPITTMVGARDEVVIPGISPDGIDWEVELGVVIGAACKGVSEEDALKYVAGYTVINDVSDRGFRPNPSRKKRERDAFFDWLHGKWHDTFCPIGPCIRSSDSLPNPQALRLRLSVDDEPMQDGSTSQMIFPVAAIVSFVSSIVTLEPGDVIGTGTPGGTGKGRGRFLKPGEVMTAEIDGIGRLVNPVVAEQE
- a CDS encoding Uma2 family endonuclease, which translates into the protein MAIAPSVSNEPDAEELLRSVEEGRFELVDGELKEKTPMGAEANLLALDLLFRLTDHARRDRLGLVLGIETGFQIFPHEPRRVRYPDGAFVRAEKLAGQRPPRGLVKVAPELVIEVVSPNDLAEEVNARLSDYLRAGVPLLWLLYPLTRQAQVFRADGTANWIGPDGVLDGEDVLPGFSCSLRELFSVIDPEPTA
- a CDS encoding phytanoyl-CoA dioxygenase family protein, yielding MATVTDLSRASRPVGSLFSRNLAEDPDRFRLSDDQVRFFEENGYLPGVRILDDDQVEALRAELAEWFDPDHPGRELWYEYHSNESADPDRVLFHALGAWRIKPGFHDILWNPAFAVPASQLLGGAVRFWHDQLFCKPAKHGGVVAWHQDYSYWTRTVPMAHLTCWIGLDDSTIDNGCVHYVPGSHRWPLLPITELAGDMDGIREALDDEQWAMFQEPVAVELKAGEATFHHPLMVHGSFANRTDRPRRATVINAFRDGVRSDSDATLLEGVPPIPKGRPMDGPFFPLLYDPAGS
- a CDS encoding nucleoside hydrolase-like domain-containing protein, whose amino-acid sequence is MNLLGILIGSIAATAPQADGPAPGRPRLVVLTDIGGDPDDMQSMRRLMLYANEFEVVGLVASASGTPGEVGRAVTRPDLIREIIDDYEQVVANLRLHADGYPDPDALRAVVRGGDPERGVSNVGEGRSTGGSELIAGAVEASGRPLHVAIWGGAHDLAQALHDLRSRHPADRLEELLGRVRVYAIADQDKWDSRVQGTGEWIRENFPGLRYVESGPPGSDRFSAAFRGMYQNDSKGRDGPTLPLVTDEVARLGQADWVGRNVRDGHGPIGADYPIVGQNPGTERNTRGLKEGDTPSWFFVLSNGLGDPAEPTFGGWGGRFRHDEGGHFVDAEDEHPNGEGDAGLRRKWTVARWRRAYQHDFAARLDWCVSTRDRANHAPVAAVDGEDGRGFVVREASPGSTVSLDASGSTDPDGDPITYRWWIYREPSDPDSEAMISGEDGPRALVSIPEGATGGTVHVILEVEDGGEPSLVGYRRVLVRVGPGR
- a CDS encoding sulfatase-like hydrolase/transferase codes for the protein MAYRDLGCFGSPSNRTPAIDGLARDGVRLTQYCVAHVDCSPSRAGLLTGRQPWRSGIVDVLRSDSPIGLPGEEITMAEALRGLGYATMAIGKWHLGDRPESLPTNHGFDGNLGLPYSMDMAPTILIRDEEIVEELPGDAVADLTGRYTDEATRFLEEDREGPFFLYLSHTLPHPPLNIPGRFRGDGRPAYNDAIEYLDAENGRLLGAIDRLGLADSTLIVFTSDNGPMAAEGDAGPLRGRIRDSYEGGLRVPFVARFPGRIPPGRVVDEPVVAFDLFPTLVTLAGGTPPDDRELDGQDVWSLLDGSGTVDRTSPFVWAYDDEVTAVRSGRWKLLLGNQDVRFPSAMRFDVEADPGEANDLAADHPDVVAGLRGFAEEYERQLPVVWTLR
- a CDS encoding aminopeptidase, producing the protein MTDDQLRRWADLLCDYCLGVKPGEVIALGSELEGRPLVEACYRAIVRRGAYPVVRLDLPGLAEYFVEHAPEAMLSYLPPLSLYEAQAVDARIRIAAEHDTKAMSRVDPRRQAAVDRTRAPLRREAMKRRWVLTQFPTPAYAEDAGMSLAEYEAFVGRALFLDRDDPVAAWVDLGRSQAGLVEFMSGVSDLHIEGPETDLRLSVAGRTWINSDGRRNMPSGEIFTGPVEDSARGRLRCSFPVCRGGREVSGIALEFEGGRVVRASADSEEAYLHSMLDLDDGARLLGEIGLGLNPGIDRFTGSILFDEKIGGTVHLALGQSYPETGGVNTSALHWDLILDLRRGGRITADGSLVMEDGRWLVG
- a CDS encoding esterase/lipase family protein, producing the protein MPFVLATIAALSLSGDRVGAGWHPQSRGAEPTLTLRDPYRPGAIPVVLIHGMGSTARTWGPMIDRIKDDPVLATRYQFWTFSYDSCVALPLSAARFRSCLTRTRWALDPSGLDPALDRMVLVGQSQGGLIAKAAAQDGGWTLWDSTFSRRPEAIRCPPETRAELVDAFLTRRVPSVGRLVFIATPHHGSKGPAAATARLKEYLLTDRRQGELAGPIGEVVRLNGKEVLVPDLRRVPVGAVGGLAWDSPILDALNRIPIAPDVRRHSIIPQLGTPHHHLDTDGIVRYESSHLDEVDSEVIVPGGHVSLRRPEVAAEVARILRLHLAEQGVGVASPKAAFGRGAGPLPPASPARGISPPP